The region ggactggttagcgaagtatggggcaaccattgattgtagaaggaagatggtcgcctttgagcctaaaggtgaggatccttttgtgtttgtttgtactgtgcatggacctcgcatacctatgatttttgtattaagggctagggatctattgcaaggaggttgcattggattcttggatagtgtggttgataccactcaagtcgtgccagtgagaccagaagagaccagacttgtcTATGAATTCCCAGATGTacttccagaagatttgccagggttgccaccgtaCAGAGAAatagagttcgtgatagaactggcaccagggacaaagccagtgtctagagcaccttacagaatggtcccagctgagttgaaagaattaaaggtacagtcgCAAGaattgttggatttgggttttatcagacctagtttctcacattggggtgcgccagttctgtttgtgaaaaagaaggatggttctctaaggatgtgcattaattacagagaactgaataagttgacaatcaagaacaagtatcatttTCCAAAGATAGAtaatctgtttgatcagttgcaaggtaagaaggtattctcaaagatcaaccttcgttctggttatcatcagttgagggtcaaggagggagacataccgaagactgcttttcgtaccaggtatggacattatgaggtcttagtcatgtcctttggattgactaatgcacctgctgcttttatggatctgatgaacaaagtgttcaaggattatctggaccagtttgtgaacgtcttcattgatgatattctggtatattctcagactaagtcagagcatgagcagcatctgaggttggttcttcAGAGACTGAGAaagcacagattgtttgcaaagttcaagaaatgtgagttctggttatctcatgtATCCTTTCTTAGGcacattatcagtaaggatgagattaaggtagatccagcgaagattgaagtggtcagagattggccaaggccaaagaatgcttctgaggttcaaagtttccttggattggcaggttattataggcatttcgtggaagggttctcaaagatttctactgcattgactgagctgacatgcaagagttagaaatttgtgtggtcaaataggtgtgagaacagcttcaaggaactgaagcaaagattgattacaactccgattctgagtcttttgacagattaggagaagtttgtgatttactgtgatgcttctcatcagggtttgggctgtgttctgatgcagtcagagaaagtaattgcttatacctctcgtcagttgaaggagtatgaaaagagatatcccacttatgatttagagttggcggctgtggtcttttctttaaagatatggaggcattatctctttggtgagaagtgtgagatctatacataCTACAAGaccttgaaatacttcttcactcaaaaagatttgaatatgagacaaaggcgttggctggagttagtaaaatattatgattgttagattttgtatcatccaggaaaagcaaACGTGgaagctgatgctttaagctggaatGGTCCGAgacagatttatggtgcgaggctgatagccagagaattagcagatgatatgaccaaagctggtatagagttgctggtgggccagttggccaatattacgctacagtctacactgttggagagaatcaaggaggctcagttaagtgatccacagctgatcaagaccagagaggatgttttggatggagcatccagagattatacagtgtctaatttaggcttattgagatataaggggcggatatgtgttccgttagacactgctttaaggcgagagattctggatgaatctcatactacaccttactctttgcatccaggcaccacgaagatgtatcaggatgtgaggtcgttgtattggtggccagggatgaagagagatgtagtagagtatgtggctaagtgcttgacatgtcaataggtcaaggctgagcatcagaggccggcagggttattgcagcctctggatatcccagagtggaagtgggaagacatcacaatggatttcgtggtgggcttaccccagactgttggtcagcatgattttatttgggtgatagtggatcgctacaccaagtcagctcacttcttgccagtgaggactacttatacagttgattagaatgcagatctctatgtgagagagatcgtgcgcctccatggagcaccgaggtcgattgtgtcaaatcgggaccccacttttacttccaagttttgggggagtttacagaaggccatgggtacacaattgaagttcaatactgcttatcatcctcaggtagatgggcaatctgagaggacaatccagatattggaagacatgctgcgggcatgtgtgctggactttggtggatcttggagtaagtatctacctttgatagagttctcctacaataatcgttatcagtctaccattggagttgcaccttatgagatgttgtatggtaggaagtgtaaaTCTCCCATtgattgggatgagacaggtgaaaggagatacttgggtcctgaggcagttcagaggaccagtgaggccattgagaagattggAGCTTGGATTCTctcttctcaaagtagacagaagagatatgcagatcccaaacgaaggaatgtggagttccaagtgggagactacgtcttccttagagtctcgccatggaaaggggtgagaagatttaggaagaagggcaagctgagccctagatttgtaggtccatttgagatcctggagaggattggtcaggtggcttacaggttggccttacctccggcgttgtcagttgtgcataatgtgtttcatgtttcagctcttcgaaggtatgtatctgatgtgtctcatattttgagctatgaagatctggagcttaaggcagatctctcctttgaggagcagccagttcagatatttgattgaaaggataaggtcctcaggaataagacgatgcatttggttaaggtgttgtggaggaacagcaaggtcgaggaagcgacctgggagctggagtcagatatgcaaagtcagtatcccaagttgttcatgtaaatttcgaggatgaaatttctgtaaggaggggatagttgtaatgccccgaaatccctaatgcaatttaatggcgggattagtaggccgggagggccataattgtttaattatgccattaaatgataatatgcatgtttatgtgaattatattataatatgatgttatatgcatgcatgtgggtccacatttgatcattagggtgttttgataatttggcccattgaaggcataattgtgtattttggtgcatattgtgaattatgggtgagatcccattattatggagatatatttgagctatttggcatgagacggtcttacatttcaaattagcagttttgtcataacggggtgaTTTATTGAGATATgtagtaatgagaatgtttatttgatgataattgggagttattgagatcaggaggaaattctgggagttttaactataatgtccccgggggtgtttttgggaccccgagcactaggttttatttgaggttacttaagcttgaagtagcttgccAGATAGAACCATACGTTAGAAAACActttctcttcccgttagttcattttaccattCGAGAcaattttgaagaaatcttgagttctatgAGTCaaaatcaagtgaggatcgaggcatagcaatcctaggaaagattagaagcttcttgatcgaaggatttaatggaaaacaacccaatcaaaggtaatctaagctttaagttttaagtttttagagtttctaagcttagaattggtttttgtgaatcgttgagttttttatTCGTTTAAGCCTCGGggtttgatgattttggatcattaggatgtttgggaactttgatttttcgatttggaagtgtttaggtatgtttttggaaggtttgggatgaagaaaattgagttcttggctggttctgggtggggggccgctgccctgttcttgggtgccgcagcctaagctcgaagaagcagctggAGGCTTTTGGGcgtgctgggcaccgcggccctaggtagtgggcgccgtggcccttgctccTGATGTGGCTGGGGGTCGTGTCTCAAGcttctagggccgcggctcttgggtggttttgacgccgtttgagtgttttgacctcaggaacttggttttattcctcaggatcgttcctactacccggattggtggggaTTCATGTCCCAGAGGATAGATCTTGGTTCAGCaacctttgttgttcattttattgatggcgtcccatttttggttatgactaggtgactgctaaagggctaaaagtcagattgttctcaagggtcgttcttttattcattctcgctcgaatcagaagtaagaaaattgcaccctgtgtatatgacatgcatgattgttgttgaggcatgtggGTTGATAAATGtgtacattgattgcatattaaatgcttagcggagcttgcttacttgtgtatggtaataattagtcagggacggcactggtcgcatattactgacctgagagtcagaaatggcataagcatcctgaacgcagggtcgattaaagattagatctaatcgatatcagcgttgagtgactctaggagcattaatgctgggccgaccctaaggttgatgaaacttataagcgcttgactagtctaagactagttactcagagccagggccataggcctaggtgactgcttgtcacatggctagggagcggaatcccacggttgtgactctatggtcacgaggtaggttatgttggtgactagttcatcaagcaccaatcctgtttaagctagtgaaaggatcacttatttgtaaagccccggtgaccctaacgtcacatgacTAATGGGAACAtaacccatcttagtgacttttgcgactgtcactcatctgttttggacttaAAGTCCAGAattattattatgatcattgttgatattatattcatgctatattgtgttttcttgctgggctttggctcatgggtgctatgtggtgcaggttaagggaaagaaaaactcacccatccttgagtggagagcttaggtggtgctgtgtacatatgcagccgcttgaccaccacggccaaggagttctcagaggaactaaggggtttaccctatttttgccgcttaggtcggtgggtttgtaaatttgaaactgtaatgaccattttgagttgtaaataacttataaatgtttttgatgggcccctgaacaattttatgttttaaataaaatatgtcatttcctttttattggtttttttcaccttagcctgttaataatacctagaaacacgtttttaaccaaaggactcgggtagcgagttaaattttcggttcaccgtaactgttatggggtaatcagggcgttacaatgaccATGCTTGGATTGTTTTATTAGACATGTTAATTATTTTGTGCATACTAGTAATATATAATGTATCCTTATCTGTTTTACttgattgaaaggcttgactaatgagtcaagggcggcaatagtgcaCTGAGTGCTGGCCGATATAGTTAGGTCTATCCAGGAGCATTATATATGCTTGACCAACCCTATGGTCACTTGGAAAATAAAGCACCAAGTACGCTTGGCTAGctttaaggctggttatacaaaggatatggcaatgggccccagggtacCTCTACAGTTACTTATCCTAGGGCAACGGGCCTCAGTGTGatttatagtcacttatctggattgaatgcatgcatgagtaggtttatTGCTGATatgcatgctaattatgattctgtaatatgttattcactatttatgagcatgtttaagttttccttttgagccttggctcacaagttctatgtggtgcaggtaagggaaaatggaagttggattagccatgagttggagagtttcggtggcaacgtgtacatatgaaccttgctcgaccaccacgaccgagattcatagaggaactaaggttaaaccaaAAATTTTCCGCTTAGGCCTGCTTGTGTTGTAACCAcccttttggattgtaaatgacattttaaatgtttattttgggatcctatgcaTGAACTTCAActtttaatgaaagtaaatattcTTTTGACCAAACATTTTAACCATATTCCATCAATTACTTCCagttacacgtttatgtccaaatgaattgattagcaagtacagcactatttaaagtacacagtgtaatggtcttggctatccagggcgttacaatagcaACTCCTAAATTTTGATAGTGGATCATTACTACAACTTTTTTTAGAGAATCTGAAATGAAAAATTGAATCGTTGCAGAGATTCTAAAATGTtaagaaaaattgaaaaagaaGAAGCAAAACTGAAATAATATTAAATTGAAGATTACCCATTGTTTCACATATTGCATATTTAGCAATAGAAGTTGGATTTGTGAAATTAGAGGTTTCGTTTGGTAGCATAATTTGTTGGATTTTGTTTGCTtcactgtaacgccccaatttcttGAAGCGTTAATTTGACAATTACCATGATTGaggtttaaaataaaagtactCTTTATTTATAGAAATCAATCGTAAATGCAACTCGAACGTTTAAAAGAATGAAACTCCAGAATTTCGTAGTTatcattaatataataaaataaacaagttTAAATCCAATCAATAAAACTAAAACATTATTCTAAAAATACTTGGTAAATTTCCAATGTAGGCCTGATCCCTTATGGTCGTTAAATCCTTGACATGTACGCCATCCACCAAAGCTCTCTAACTTATTGCGTAGTAACCacatctttgcctttacctgcaacacatagtacccatgagccaaagtccaacaagaagagttgtgtaggacacaaccccataaCATTCACGAGGAACTTAAATCAATAACAATAAAgataatataacataaatcatggAATATTGTAGCCCAAGTTGAATTGGACAAGTGTCGTATGACGTAAGCATGAAATTtccaacatatcataagcatgcaatttcataacgtagacatgcattttaaaaCGTAAGCATGCCAAGCAATTACCACATACACATAACCACAATTACATATAAGCTCATTAAGCATACTCATTCACTAGCATAATCATACATTATCATAAAAATATCGTATAAAATACAAAATCTACCATAAAGTACGTCAAGCATACACCCTGTGTTctggtgtccactcttcttacctcaaaagTAGTAGCGATCCACACACCCTAACGTGTCTCTTCAAGTATCCTCAGCGAGcctaatcataacatataacatcaaagtttttttaaaaaaaaacctcaACCAACAACACCATAATTAGACCTACTAATATTCTTTTCAAAACTAATTTATCCCCGTACTATCCTTGATAAAGTCTTAAAACCCCTCTGCATAAAGTTCCAATAATTACAAGTTATATCTAAAAGGTACATAAAATTCCTCAAAAATCACATTTCTGGGCAATTGGCGCGGTCACAGAGCACCAGGCCAAACCAGTCAAGTCGCGCTAGGGCTAGGCGCGACTGCGCTAGGTCTCTAATATCAAAGATCGCAGTTGCgatttctaaacctgaaaatctAACCAAATCGTAAAATCTAGACCCCAAGCCACCAAAACagctatcctaacatgtttctaacccttgGAATCTAGATATTAATAACCCTAAACCTATATTAAACATTCATAAACCTAGAAACATTAACAATAGTCTCAAAACTTCAAAAACTTAGATTGACAAAACTTTAAATAGAAGTTTTGAACACTTACAGATCAAGATCCAGCCACAAAAATCTTAGATCCTTGACGTCTATGGGATCTCCTATCCCTTAAATATTCCAGATTGATGGTCTCTTCCAAACCTCAAGCTTTAGAAACTTAGATCAAGAACGAGATATTGTTCTTGGCATGTTTCCCCTTGCAAAACCAGAGTTTGAAAATTGTACGACATCTAAACCTATTTtacttattaatttattatttaatctgATTTTAATCGTATAAAACCAAATTTCCTTACTGCCCCCAACCTCTAATTTATCCCTAATAATCACTTAAGACCATTACCgtaatttccatccaaaactaatagttttaacttcTCATAATTACACTTTCTTTCATAAAACTCATAATTCTACTTTGACCCCCAATACACAACTTATATTACACTTTGGCCCCTAATACTTGGAAAAACTAATGTATGTGGATTTCTTGATAGAACACATAAGATGAACATACATCAtaattcatgcatatcataatttgtataattaaacacataatatcatacaatttacgataatacccttactagtagaagcgaatattacaactatcccctcctaaaaaCAAATTTCATCcacgaaatttacctgaacaactctggGTATTGCTCCTTCATATCGGtttccaactcccacattgcatCTTCGGTAGAGCCATTTTTCCAAAGGACCTTGTCTAACCCGATCATCTCATTTTGTAATGCTTTTTCCTTCTTATCAAGAATCTTTATCGACTTCTCATCATATGATAGGTCTCATTGCATATCCAATACCTCATAGCtaaggatgtgagatgggtctgaaaCATACTTGTGtaacatggacacatgaaaaatgTTGTGCACTCTTGATCGAGTTGGAGGCatggctaacctataagccacttcCCCAATTCTCTCTaaaatctcgaatggtccaaAAAATATaggacttaattttcctttcttaCCAAATCTCTTAATTCCTTTCATAGGCGAAACAGTGATTAATACATGATTTCCCACTTAGAACTCAACGTGCTtacacttaggatcagcatagctcttTTGTCAATCCTATGAGGCGATCATGCGTGCTCTTTTCTTGGCAATAGCTTCTTTCGATTCTCGTACTGCCTCCGAGCCTAAATACTTactttctcccatctcatcccaatgaattggaGACCTACATTTTCTTTCGTAGAGCATCTCGTATGGTGCTACTCTAATAGtcgactgataactattattatatgagaactctatcagtggaaggaacttgctccatgatccactAAAATCAAATatgcatgctctaagcatgtaTTCCAGAATTTGTATTgttctttctgtctgcccatctctCTATGGGTGGAATGTTGTACTAAATGTCAACCTGGTACCCATCGCTTTTTGTAATCCTTCCCAGAACATACAAGTGAATTTCGGGTCTCTATCCAAAATGATTGACTTCGGTACTCCATGAAGTCTCAGAATTTATTGCACATAAAGCTCTACATATTGTTCTGCTATGAACATTGTTCTTACAGGTATAAAGTATGCCGATTTCGTAAATCTATCAATGATCACCCAGACTGAATCATATTGCTTTATGGTCttaggtaaccccaccacaaagtccatagcagtctcttcccacttccattcttgAATTTTTAACAGTTGTAACAAACTAGACGGTCTTTGGTGCTCcactttgacttgctggcatgtgAGACACCTTAtgacatactccactacatccttcttcatcccaggccaccaatatagcatcttcaaatcttggtacatcttcgtagtccCTATGTGTAAAGAATAAGGAGTAATATGCGTATCACCAAGAATCTCCTTCTTAATTTCTAAATCAGCTGGCACACATATTCGTTCCTTATATCTCACTATTCCATAGTTACTAAGAGTAAAATATTTGCTACTTCCATCTTGGATTCCTTGTTTATACTTTTGTATTTGCGGATCCTTATCTTGTCCTTCTTTAATTCTGTCTAACAAAGTTGAATGTAGAGTCAAGTTTGCTAATCCCCCTACAATCAACTCTATACCTTCTCGTTCTATTTCTTCCATCAAATTGGCAGATATATTTCTTATAGCCACTACTTGCCCTTGGCTTTTACGACTTAGGGCGTCGACTACCACATTCGCCTTCCCTAAATGATACAATATTTCATAGTTGTAGTCCttgactaattctaaccaccgtctttgcctcatgtttaaCTCCTTTTAAGTAAActagtatttcaggctcttatgaTCAGTATAAATttcacatttctccccatagagataatgtcgtcaaatcttcagtgcgaacacTACTACTGCCAATTCCAAGTTGTGTTTTGGGTaacgttgttcatactccttcagctgcctagATGCATATGTTATCACCTTCTCCGCTTGCATCAAAAcgttgttcatactctttcagctgCCTAGATGCATATGCTATCACCTTCTctgcttgcatcaatacacaccctgGTCCCtacttcgacgcatcacaatataccacaaatttCTCATTATCTGTGGGTAGACTTAATACAGGTGTCGTGATAAGCCTATCTTTCAATTCCTGAAAGCTCTGATCACAGTCCTTAGTCAATACAAACTTGATGCCCTTTTTGGTCAGTTCTATCAATGGCGtagcaatctttgaaaacccttctacGAACTTCtggtaataccctgccaacccaagaaaacttctcacctctgaagcattctttggttaTGGACAATCTTTTACGGCTTCGATCTTTACTAGGTCCACCTTAATAccatccttactaacaatgtgtccTAAGAATGCTACTTAAGTTAGCCAAagttcacacttcttaaatttcgCGTCCAACTGATGTTCCCTTAACTGTTGCAGTGCCAACCTTAGATGTTCTTCGTGTTCCTCTTCAGTTAGCAAATAAATTAGAATATCATCTATAAATActatcacgaacttatccaagtagtccttgaagactctgttcattaggtccataaatgtCGCAGGGGCATTGgtaagtccaaaagacatcaccaaaaATTCATAACGGTCGTACCTAGTACGGAATGCTGTCTTCATAATGTCCCCTTCCTTCACCCTTAATTGGTGGTATCCCGACCTcaagtctatctttgagaacaccgccTTTTCTTGGAGTTGGTCAAAAAGATTGTCTATCCTTGgaaaagggtatttgttcttgatggtgacCTTGTTAAGTTCCCTATaattaatgcacatcttcattgACCCAtacttcttcttcacgaataacaccagtgctccccatggtgagtaacttgaCCTAATGAAACCTAgttcaagtagttcctgcagctaAACCTTTAACTCATTCAATTCGGcgagtgccattctatatggtgctttCGAGAATGGCGTTGTTTCTTGTGCTAGCTCAATTGTGAACTCAATTTATCGTTGTGGTGGCAATCCCAGTAAGTCTTTCGGAAATACATCCAAGTAGTCACATACTATCCTTGTGTCTTCCAGTCTCTACATTCCTATTTCTGCTATTTTAACCACGCTAGCCAAGAATCCCATGGATCCATGCTGTAACATCCTCCCAGCTTCTAACGTTGAAATGATTGGAATTCGTAGTCATGTTATTGTCCCCACGAACGCAAAAGGATCCTCTCCACCAAGCTTAAACACCACCATTTTCTTCTTGCAATTGATGGTAGCGTTGTACTTCGTCAGCCAATCCATTCcaagtattacgtcaaagtcatTCATATCCAGCTTAATCAAGTCTACaaatagctccctaccatctaccctcAAAGGCAAGGCTCTAAAGAACTTCCTAGATATTACCACCTCCCAGGTTGGTAACATGGTCTCAAACCCCTTAGCATGCTTCTCATAAGGTATATTAAATATAT is a window of Humulus lupulus chromosome 4, drHumLupu1.1, whole genome shotgun sequence DNA encoding:
- the LOC133832938 gene encoding uncharacterized protein LOC133832938; translation: MHHQGECGANTCYGCGKEGHIKRNYPHKSEEGVKEQHKKDDNLFSARVFTFTKPQAEASTFVVLGQIFIAGIDCHVLIDYGATHSFVAKRIVDIFNIPYEKHAKGFETMLPTWEVVISRKFFRALPLRVDGRELFVDLIKLDMNDFDVILGMDWLTKYNATINCKKKMVVFKLGGEDPFAFVGTIT